The Brachyspira hyodysenteriae ATCC 27164 genome includes a window with the following:
- a CDS encoding 6-phosphogluconolactonase, with product MNIYIADSYQDYTVFTAKHILNFLEKKQEKKEKLYISVSSQDDTKDIYKEIIENVKNYKINFKNIFIFQQSEYIGLPPTDKNSKAYFLKENLLSKIDIPEENVFLFDGSGDESQMDKQLDIIKKIGRFDVIWYSLTADSTSAGNERMSSLSSLFRIKTLSEHSISEIKNKFEDESKVPTTVFSMGMGFIDMVDTVLLTSSGINNSCSLRDCLEYGISNSSPLSKLQKHSDVTVIADYESSLRLSSQTVFMKIEKNIK from the coding sequence ATGAATATATATATAGCTGATTCATATCAAGATTATACTGTATTCACAGCAAAACATATTCTAAATTTCTTAGAGAAAAAGCAGGAAAAAAAAGAAAAGCTTTATATTTCTGTTTCGAGTCAGGATGATACTAAAGATATATACAAAGAAATAATAGAAAATGTTAAAAACTATAAAATTAATTTCAAAAATATATTTATATTTCAGCAATCTGAGTACATAGGACTTCCTCCGACAGATAAAAATAGCAAAGCATATTTCTTAAAAGAAAATTTGCTTTCAAAAATAGATATACCGGAAGAAAATGTATTTTTATTTGACGGCAGCGGTGATGAATCTCAAATGGATAAACAGCTTGATATCATCAAAAAAATAGGAAGATTCGATGTTATATGGTATTCGCTTACTGCTGATTCCACTTCTGCTGGAAATGAAAGAATGTCATCATTATCTTCATTATTCAGAATAAAAACTTTAAGCGAACACTCTATAAGTGAAATTAAAAATAAATTTGAAGATGAAAGCAAAGTACCAACAACTGTATTTAGTATGGGTATGGGATTTATAGATATGGTTGATACTGTTTTATTAACATCATCTGGAATAAATAATTCATGCTCATTAAGAGATTGTTTGGAATATGGCATAAGTAATTCTTCACCTTTAAGCAAATTACAAAAACATAGCGATGTTACTGTTATAGCTGATTATGAATCATCTTTAAGATTATCAAGTCAAACCGTATTTATGAAAATAGAAAAAAATATAAAATAA